Proteins found in one Lutimonas zeaxanthinifaciens genomic segment:
- a CDS encoding HlyD family secretion protein: MLNISKNPVNKKVSLDKYTSAQKVMETDEHKTLNRFLMALAILTIITLFLPWTQNIAGIGKVTTLKPDQRPQSIQSQLPGRVESWFVKEGDLVKKGDTILFVSEIKSEYFDDQLLGRTQTQIDAKSSSIDAYNNKVQSLENQINALKKEWILKIQQARNKVQQSRLKVKSDSIDLQAAETQIDIAQKQYDRTETLQNEGLKSVNDLELKRLKLQEAQAKLISQQNKLLVSKNNVLNAELDLSTIDATYTDKISKVESDMFTARSNQYETKAQVSKLENSYSNYEKRKNLQYITAPQDGYINRAIVSGIGETFKEGERLVTIMPYNYELAVETFVDPIDLPLLHIGEEVRVQFDGWPAIVFSGWPGMSYGTYGARVVAIENFIRDNGKYRVLLAPDKEDREWPEAIRIGSGARTLALLNDVPIWYEIWRKLNGFPPNYYQPESTDKKSNSK; this comes from the coding sequence ATGCTTAATATATCGAAAAACCCAGTCAATAAAAAGGTTTCCCTGGATAAATACACTTCAGCCCAAAAGGTAATGGAAACTGACGAGCACAAAACACTGAACAGGTTTTTAATGGCCCTGGCCATTCTAACAATCATCACTTTGTTTCTGCCATGGACCCAAAATATTGCGGGCATTGGAAAGGTTACTACCTTAAAACCAGATCAAAGACCCCAAAGCATTCAGTCGCAGCTTCCCGGACGCGTTGAAAGTTGGTTTGTTAAAGAAGGTGATTTAGTTAAAAAGGGAGACACGATTCTATTCGTATCCGAAATTAAAAGCGAATATTTTGATGACCAGCTTCTCGGTCGAACCCAGACTCAAATCGATGCTAAGAGCTCTTCCATAGATGCTTACAACAATAAGGTTCAATCTCTTGAAAACCAGATTAATGCACTGAAAAAAGAGTGGATTTTAAAAATCCAGCAAGCCAGGAACAAAGTACAGCAATCACGACTCAAAGTAAAAAGTGACAGTATTGATTTGCAGGCTGCTGAGACACAGATAGACATCGCTCAAAAACAATATGACCGTACAGAAACACTTCAAAACGAAGGACTGAAGTCAGTTAATGACCTGGAATTAAAACGGTTAAAACTTCAGGAGGCACAAGCCAAGCTTATCTCACAGCAAAACAAATTACTTGTCAGTAAAAACAATGTATTGAATGCGGAACTCGATCTTTCAACGATTGATGCTACATACACCGACAAAATTTCAAAGGTTGAAAGCGACATGTTCACGGCCCGATCTAATCAGTATGAAACCAAGGCACAGGTTTCAAAACTGGAAAACTCATATTCGAATTACGAGAAAAGGAAAAACCTGCAATATATTACAGCTCCCCAGGATGGATATATCAACAGGGCAATCGTATCAGGTATTGGAGAAACTTTTAAAGAAGGGGAACGCTTGGTAACCATTATGCCATATAACTATGAACTGGCCGTTGAAACCTTTGTCGATCCGATCGATCTTCCTTTACTCCACATAGGGGAAGAAGTTAGAGTTCAGTTCGACGGCTGGCCCGCAATTGTTTTTAGCGGATGGCCAGGCATGTCTTACGGAACCTATGGGGCCCGTGTTGTGGCCATTGAGAATTTCATTCGTGACAATGGTAAGTACAGAGTGCTTTTGGCTCCTGACAAGGAGGATCGTGAATGGCCCGAGGCCATTCGAATCGGTTCAGGGGCCAGGACCCTCGCTCTACTGAATGATGTGCCTATCTGGTACGAAATCTGGAGAAAATTAAATGGGTTTCCTCCAAATTATTATCAACCGGAATCAACAGATAAAAAATCGAATTCAAAATGA
- a CDS encoding peptidase domain-containing ABC transporter, which translates to MENILTPWKRLINLLELEKKSISQIFYYAIFSGLVGLSLPLGIQAIINLIQGAQISSSWIVLVSLVTIGVLFTGALQLMQLRIIESLQRRIFTRASFELSYRFPKIKLDELRNSYPPELANRFFDTLSIQKGLAKILVDVPTALLQILFALILLSFYHPFFIIFGILLLVLVYTLFRFTARKGLVTSLEESKIKYKVAHWIQETARTLVSFKVSGRTSLALQKNDLLVSEYLDARDRHFKVLVLQFIQMIGFKVIVTAVLLIIGGILVLEQEMNIGQFVAAEIIILLVISSVEKLILGLEPLYDLITSTEKLGQVVDKELESQNGEKPDFSSEFSIELSDLSYAVKDKKDPILSNLSLDIKHNSRILFQGESGSGKSTLLKLISGLVEPSSGNMNVNGFSISGMNLNHYRSNLGIVLSEETPFEGTLRDNLTFGSEEITDKEILKVIKNVNLVEFLKQQNNGLNTIIHPEGKQIPSSISKKILLARAILKKPKLLILENLLEPFNQADKQLIVSMLTDSSQTWAVIVADKDPLWKKHCSIHLTLQNGNLKNQTHA; encoded by the coding sequence ATGGAAAATATCCTAACCCCCTGGAAAAGACTGATAAACTTGCTCGAATTAGAAAAAAAAAGCATATCACAAATATTTTATTACGCAATTTTTTCCGGCCTGGTAGGATTGTCTTTACCTTTAGGTATCCAAGCTATTATTAACTTGATCCAAGGTGCCCAGATTTCCTCATCATGGATTGTATTGGTTTCCCTGGTAACCATCGGTGTATTATTTACCGGCGCCTTACAGCTCATGCAATTAAGAATCATTGAATCATTACAAAGGCGCATCTTTACCCGAGCATCCTTTGAGTTAAGTTATCGATTTCCAAAAATCAAACTGGATGAGTTGAGAAATTCCTACCCTCCCGAGTTGGCTAATCGATTTTTCGATACCCTATCCATACAAAAAGGGCTCGCAAAGATCCTTGTAGATGTTCCGACGGCTTTGTTACAAATCCTTTTTGCTTTGATCCTTCTTTCTTTTTATCATCCTTTTTTTATCATATTCGGCATACTCCTGCTTGTTTTGGTGTATACCTTATTTCGATTTACAGCGAGAAAAGGTCTGGTAACCAGTCTTGAGGAATCCAAGATAAAATACAAAGTGGCTCACTGGATTCAGGAAACGGCAAGAACACTGGTCAGTTTTAAGGTTTCCGGAAGGACAAGCCTGGCATTACAAAAGAATGACCTGCTTGTGTCAGAATACCTGGATGCCAGGGACAGGCATTTTAAGGTTCTCGTCTTACAATTTATTCAAATGATCGGATTTAAAGTGATTGTTACCGCCGTATTACTTATTATCGGTGGGATTCTGGTGTTGGAACAGGAAATGAATATCGGTCAGTTTGTCGCCGCTGAAATCATCATTTTACTTGTCATTTCATCGGTAGAAAAATTGATTCTTGGCCTGGAACCCCTATATGACCTCATTACCTCAACTGAAAAGCTCGGACAAGTGGTCGATAAGGAACTTGAGAGTCAAAATGGTGAAAAACCTGACTTCTCATCCGAATTTTCAATTGAATTATCCGATCTGAGTTATGCCGTCAAGGACAAGAAAGATCCCATACTCAGTAATTTGAGTCTGGACATTAAACACAATAGCCGAATCCTTTTCCAAGGAGAAAGTGGATCTGGTAAATCTACCTTGCTAAAACTAATTTCAGGCTTGGTTGAACCGTCATCAGGAAACATGAATGTTAATGGATTTTCCATTAGCGGTATGAATTTAAATCATTACAGATCAAATCTGGGTATTGTTTTGTCCGAGGAAACCCCATTTGAAGGAACCTTGAGAGATAACCTAACCTTTGGAAGTGAAGAAATAACTGATAAAGAAATCCTTAAGGTGATCAAAAACGTGAATTTAGTGGAATTCTTAAAGCAGCAAAACAATGGCCTTAACACGATAATTCATCCGGAGGGTAAGCAGATTCCCTCGAGTATTTCAAAGAAAATCCTTTTAGCCAGGGCGATTCTTAAAAAGCCAAAACTACTCATACTGGAAAATTTACTGGAGCCATTTAATCAAGCTGACAAACAATTGATTGTTTCCATGCTTACTGATTCTTCTCAGACATGGGCTGTGATTGTGGCAGATAAGGATCCCTTGTGGAAAAAACATTGCAGTATTCATTTAACGTTGCAAAACGGAAACTTAAAAAATCAAACCCATGCTTAA
- a CDS encoding NAD(P)/FAD-dependent oxidoreductase: MDKKDVKIHIIGAGISGLIAAKVLEDHGYSSIILEASDRVGGRVKSDLVEGFVLDGGFQVLLTAYPAAKKYLDFEALKLQKFVPGAAIFKDGKQTVIGDPLRDFSLLFSSLWADVGSFGDKIKTLKLNNYLKSRTLKEIFDSPEKTTLEYLQEYGFSEPMIELFFRPFFAGIYLEPDLSTSSRMFEFVYKMFGEGYAALPQNGMEEIPKQLKGHLKNTSIRFNCPVAKVKDGEILLQNGEIVESEFTIVASEAGSLIQNLKNQEMYWQSCDALYFKTKDSVIDEPLIGLIPGKDRLVNNIFYPTSFSQKDSRDSQLLSVTIVKDHNFSKKELVERVKDELKEICGIEHATFLKHYPIKKALPRLNSLRYEMLPSETRLTSTIFLAGDTQLNPSLNAAMISGERAALGLIETIDGVRQ, translated from the coding sequence ATGGATAAGAAGGATGTCAAAATACATATTATTGGTGCCGGAATCAGCGGATTGATTGCTGCAAAGGTACTCGAGGATCACGGTTATAGTTCGATAATTCTTGAAGCTTCCGATCGAGTGGGTGGAAGAGTAAAATCCGATCTTGTTGAAGGGTTTGTCCTGGATGGAGGGTTTCAGGTACTGCTCACGGCTTATCCGGCTGCAAAGAAATATCTGGATTTTGAGGCCCTGAAGCTGCAAAAGTTTGTTCCCGGTGCCGCTATATTTAAAGATGGAAAACAAACTGTAATTGGAGACCCTTTGCGTGACTTTTCGCTGTTGTTCTCTTCATTATGGGCTGATGTTGGCTCCTTTGGCGATAAGATCAAAACTTTAAAACTTAATAATTACTTGAAGTCAAGGACCTTGAAGGAAATTTTTGATTCTCCTGAAAAGACAACTTTGGAATATTTACAGGAGTATGGGTTTTCCGAGCCAATGATCGAACTGTTTTTCAGGCCATTTTTTGCAGGGATCTATTTGGAGCCGGATTTGAGTACGTCCAGCAGAATGTTTGAGTTTGTCTATAAAATGTTTGGGGAAGGATATGCGGCTTTACCTCAAAACGGGATGGAGGAAATTCCGAAGCAGCTCAAGGGTCATTTGAAAAATACTTCGATACGGTTCAATTGTCCTGTCGCAAAAGTCAAGGATGGTGAAATTTTATTGCAAAATGGAGAAATAGTTGAAAGTGAGTTTACGATTGTTGCGAGTGAGGCCGGCAGTTTGATCCAGAATTTAAAGAACCAGGAAATGTATTGGCAATCCTGTGATGCTCTCTATTTTAAAACAAAGGATAGCGTAATTGACGAGCCATTGATAGGATTGATCCCTGGTAAAGATCGACTTGTAAATAATATTTTTTACCCAACGAGCTTTTCTCAGAAAGACTCGAGAGATTCTCAGTTGTTGTCCGTTACCATCGTTAAAGATCATAATTTTTCCAAGAAAGAACTAGTGGAAAGGGTCAAGGATGAACTCAAAGAGATCTGTGGAATTGAACATGCGACATTTCTTAAACATTATCCTATTAAAAAAGCCTTGCCACGATTGAACAGCCTGCGCTATGAGATGTTACCCTCGGAAACCAGATTGACCTCAACTATTTTTCTGGCAGGGGACACCCAATTGAACCCGTCATTAAATGCAGCCATGATCTCGGGAGAACGAGCCGCATTGGGATTGATTGAGACCATAGACGGTGTGAGGCAATAG
- a CDS encoding TIGR03643 family protein produces MDSLTLRQLDRIIEMAWEDRTPFEAILFQFGLSEKDVIKLMRSNLRESAFKRWRKRVNSGVSQKHLKKRNPGIDRFKSASQRIISQNRISKR; encoded by the coding sequence ATGGATTCATTGACATTAAGACAATTAGATCGAATCATTGAAATGGCCTGGGAGGACAGAACTCCTTTTGAAGCTATATTATTTCAGTTTGGATTATCTGAAAAGGATGTGATCAAATTAATGAGATCAAACCTTAGGGAATCCGCATTTAAACGTTGGAGGAAACGGGTAAACAGTGGGGTGAGTCAAAAGCATTTGAAAAAAAGAAATCCGGGAATCGATCGATTTAAATCTGCGAGTCAGAGGATAATCTCTCAAAACAGGATAAGCAAAAGATAA
- the hypD gene encoding hydrogenase formation protein HypD — MKYISEFRNPELTKKYLQDIKDTVTQPWSIMEVCGGQTHSLVKNGILDLLPKEINMIHGPGCPVCVTPLNLIDKAVHLALEKNVILCSFGDMLRVPGSKKSLLEARAEGGDIRILYSPLEAVKIAEENPEKEVVFFAVGFETTAPANALSVAHAHKKGIKNYSILASHVLVPPAIQAVIDDEESKIDGFLAAGHVCTIMGTSEYHPLSEKYKVPIVVTGFEPVDLVQGILMVVQQLENSKAKVENQYARIVKEEGNLEAKKMIAEIFEVDHQFWRGIGEIPDSGYVVKEKYAQYDAVRKFDISIEKVPENPDCISGLIMKGIKKPYECEQFGIKCNPSNPLGAPMVSSEGACAAYYHFSDKVEV, encoded by the coding sequence ATGAAGTACATTAGTGAATTTAGAAATCCGGAGCTAACAAAAAAATATCTTCAGGACATAAAAGATACGGTAACACAACCCTGGTCTATTATGGAGGTTTGCGGGGGGCAGACCCATAGCCTTGTAAAAAATGGGATACTTGATCTGCTTCCTAAGGAGATTAATATGATTCATGGCCCTGGCTGCCCGGTTTGCGTGACTCCTTTGAACCTGATTGATAAGGCCGTTCATCTGGCCCTGGAAAAAAATGTGATTTTATGCTCTTTTGGAGATATGTTAAGGGTGCCTGGATCGAAGAAAAGTTTATTGGAAGCAAGGGCAGAGGGGGGTGATATCAGAATTTTATACTCTCCGTTGGAAGCTGTCAAAATTGCAGAGGAAAACCCGGAAAAAGAAGTTGTATTCTTTGCAGTGGGATTTGAAACTACCGCTCCTGCGAATGCCTTGTCGGTAGCACATGCCCATAAAAAAGGCATCAAAAATTACTCCATACTTGCCTCCCATGTTCTTGTCCCCCCTGCCATACAGGCTGTCATCGATGACGAGGAAAGTAAGATTGACGGATTTTTGGCGGCAGGGCACGTCTGTACGATCATGGGAACTTCAGAGTATCATCCCTTATCTGAAAAATATAAGGTACCGATTGTTGTAACCGGATTTGAACCCGTTGATCTGGTTCAGGGGATCCTGATGGTTGTACAGCAGCTGGAGAACAGCAAAGCAAAAGTTGAGAATCAGTATGCGAGAATTGTTAAGGAAGAAGGTAATTTAGAAGCCAAGAAAATGATTGCTGAGATCTTTGAGGTGGACCACCAATTCTGGAGAGGTATTGGCGAAATTCCGGATAGTGGGTATGTGGTCAAAGAAAAATATGCCCAATATGACGCCGTACGGAAATTTGATATTTCCATTGAGAAGGTACCTGAGAATCCGGATTGCATTTCGGGTTTGATCATGAAGGGAATAAAAAAACCGTATGAATGTGAGCAGTTCGGTATTAAGTGTAATCCTTCCAATCCTTTGGGAGCTCCCATGGTGAGCAGTGAAGGAGCCTGTGCCGCATATTATCACTTTTCAGACAAAGTTGAGGTTTAG
- a CDS encoding DUF2452 domain-containing protein produces MEKKKIPDNVVFNFEKQQYDAALKAYSTSVGAPKITISDTADWKNRGVNNLNNRVQAKYSELKNEYEKMMTQFEYNRLIYESRFSFEPIIGKTYHLYKRENGETFLSIIAPEECNFSSMGSFYLNAEQIWEKID; encoded by the coding sequence ATGGAGAAGAAAAAAATTCCTGATAATGTGGTTTTCAATTTTGAAAAGCAACAGTATGATGCGGCTTTAAAGGCTTATTCTACATCTGTTGGTGCGCCAAAGATCACGATTAGTGATACGGCTGATTGGAAAAACAGAGGTGTCAATAATTTGAATAACAGGGTTCAGGCCAAGTATTCGGAACTGAAGAATGAATATGAGAAGATGATGACTCAATTTGAATACAACCGTCTGATATACGAATCCAGGTTTTCTTTTGAGCCCATCATTGGTAAGACATACCATCTTTACAAAAGGGAAAACGGAGAAACTTTTTTATCCATAATTGCCCCGGAGGAATGCAACTTTAGTTCAATGGGTAGTTTTTATCTGAATGCGGAACAAATCTGGGAAAAAATAGATTAA
- a CDS encoding tetratricopeptide repeat-containing sensor histidine kinase, translating to MIFHSCKDGNIENSNTLHEVTDSISSWFKIAKDDNVEEKIRLNYLLRIKNELINNIDDSLTKNRFFLLTDIYYNLDQDSLFYSNNEESLIIALQEEDTALIGEYNWNKAIYFYDREKLDSSFYYYQKAHKYYSLINHEYYKSKMEFNMSFIHYKIGNYVESQKLIVSAIQGFKKLNRNRNLVKSYNRLLLLDKEFGDYSNALKNYNTAISYLKKIDNKGFYKETLLNNLSLVYRNQNKFAEAIRYLDEGISNVDFKSRYPRKYITLFDNRTYSQFLMDPNIKLVKDFNDVLEFRDSIGDKEGIIASKTHLTEYYLKYNDTARAHQNAVDAYDLSVELDLPGALMGSLNLLSRTDPANASEYMQKYIQLNDSLLLAERRVRDKFSRIRFETEEYIEENIQLKEKNVWISVSSALSLVSIGLLFFVYRQKSKNRHLFLEKNQKEQNEEIYDLMLKQQNREERGRVEERMRISEELHDGVLARLFSVRMGLGFFNIRGKLKDGEKFDKLTKELQVVEKEIRNLSHALKNDELTAQKDFPNLLENLMKDQSGVGFFSYRLKIDEGLAWNQVSDQIKINLYRTVQESIYNIIKHAQCNRVDITIERKDAKIELKIVDNGIGFDTNRKKKGIGLNNIKSRAKNIGGRISIESEKKNGTAIKLTIPTKTFYNETVSKSSDS from the coding sequence TTGATTTTTCATTCTTGTAAAGATGGAAACATTGAGAATAGTAATACTTTACATGAAGTAACTGATAGTATTTCTTCTTGGTTTAAAATTGCGAAGGATGATAATGTTGAAGAAAAAATTAGACTAAACTATTTGTTGAGAATCAAGAACGAATTGATAAATAATATAGATGATTCCTTAACTAAAAACCGATTTTTTCTTTTAACTGATATTTATTACAACCTGGATCAAGATTCCTTATTTTATTCGAATAATGAAGAATCTTTGATAATAGCATTACAAGAGGAGGATACAGCTTTAATAGGAGAATATAACTGGAATAAAGCAATATATTTTTACGATAGAGAAAAACTAGACAGTTCCTTCTACTACTATCAGAAAGCCCATAAATACTACAGCCTTATAAATCATGAATATTATAAGTCTAAAATGGAATTCAACATGTCTTTTATTCATTATAAAATTGGGAATTATGTTGAAAGTCAAAAACTTATTGTATCCGCCATTCAAGGATTCAAGAAATTGAATAGGAATAGAAATTTGGTAAAATCATATAATAGATTATTGCTCCTGGATAAGGAGTTTGGAGATTATTCAAATGCTCTTAAAAATTACAACACTGCAATAAGCTATTTGAAAAAAATTGATAATAAAGGTTTTTACAAGGAAACTCTATTGAATAATTTAAGTCTCGTATATAGAAATCAAAATAAATTCGCTGAAGCTATAAGATATTTGGATGAGGGAATTTCAAATGTTGATTTTAAGAGTAGATATCCAAGAAAATATATTACACTATTTGATAATAGAACATATTCACAATTCCTGATGGACCCCAATATAAAATTAGTTAAGGATTTTAATGATGTTCTTGAATTCAGAGATTCAATTGGTGACAAAGAAGGGATAATTGCAAGCAAAACTCACCTCACTGAATATTACCTAAAGTATAATGACACAGCCCGGGCCCATCAAAATGCAGTTGACGCTTATGATCTTTCAGTAGAGCTTGACCTTCCAGGAGCCTTGATGGGAAGCTTAAATTTACTTTCGAGAACTGATCCAGCAAATGCATCTGAATACATGCAAAAGTATATTCAACTCAATGATAGCCTGTTGCTTGCTGAAAGGCGTGTACGAGATAAGTTTTCCAGAATCAGATTCGAAACTGAAGAATATATCGAGGAAAATATCCAATTAAAGGAAAAGAATGTATGGATTTCGGTTTCCAGTGCGCTTTCGCTTGTTAGTATTGGGTTACTGTTTTTTGTGTATCGGCAGAAATCAAAAAATCGTCATTTGTTTTTAGAAAAAAATCAAAAGGAACAAAACGAAGAGATCTATGATTTGATGCTAAAGCAGCAAAACAGAGAAGAGCGGGGCAGGGTTGAAGAGAGAATGCGGATTTCTGAGGAACTTCACGACGGTGTTCTTGCGCGATTATTTTCTGTTAGAATGGGTTTGGGATTTTTCAATATTCGGGGAAAATTGAAGGACGGAGAGAAATTTGATAAACTCACTAAGGAACTTCAGGTGGTGGAAAAGGAAATCAGAAACTTATCGCATGCTTTGAAAAATGATGAGTTAACCGCCCAAAAAGACTTTCCAAATCTGCTGGAGAATTTAATGAAAGATCAAAGTGGAGTAGGTTTTTTTTCATATCGATTAAAAATTGATGAGGGTCTGGCCTGGAATCAGGTGTCGGATCAAATTAAAATCAATTTGTATCGAACTGTTCAGGAATCAATTTATAACATCATTAAGCATGCTCAATGTAACCGGGTGGATATCACCATAGAGCGAAAAGATGCTAAAATTGAACTGAAAATTGTTGACAATGGGATCGGTTTTGATACCAATAGAAAAAAGAAGGGCATAGGATTGAACAATATCAAATCGAGGGCGAAAAATATTGGTGGCCGAATCAGTATAGAATCTGAAAAGAAAAACGGAACCGCAATAAAACTAACTATACCAACAAAAACATTTTACAATGAAACAGTATCAAAAAGTTCTGATAGTTGA
- the hypE gene encoding hydrogenase expression/formation protein HypE: MSKKPNKKIELQCPMPKLDFDVITLGHGSGGVLTNKLLDTGVFDLLSNEILDERHDGAFLKLEGEIAFSTDSFIVSPIFFPGGNIGELAVNGTVNDLAVCGAIPKYLSLGFIIEEGLKVSEFWEILISIKSACEQAGVQVVTGDTKVVEKGKGDKIFINTTGIGYIHPKASIHTRNVKAGDKIILSGQLASHGMAIMSVREGLEFESEIQSDTANLNHVIKKMLDLYGQDIHLLTDPTRGGVATVLKETADSISLGIEIYQKNLAVDKQVESACELLGLDPLYVANEGLFISFVDRKIADQYLASLRQDELGKHARIIGEVVNDHPRQVIMESAIGGKRVISMLPGEQLPRIC, encoded by the coding sequence ATGTCGAAAAAACCAAACAAGAAGATCGAGCTGCAATGTCCGATGCCTAAATTAGATTTTGATGTCATTACCTTGGGCCATGGAAGTGGAGGGGTGTTGACCAACAAGTTACTTGATACTGGGGTTTTTGATTTGTTGAGCAATGAAATTTTGGATGAGCGGCATGATGGGGCATTTTTGAAACTTGAAGGTGAAATTGCATTTTCTACCGATAGCTTTATTGTTTCACCTATTTTTTTTCCCGGGGGTAATATCGGGGAACTGGCAGTAAATGGTACAGTCAATGACCTGGCCGTTTGCGGAGCCATCCCAAAATACCTTTCACTTGGTTTTATTATTGAGGAAGGATTGAAAGTTTCTGAATTCTGGGAGATTTTGATTTCGATCAAATCGGCTTGTGAACAGGCAGGTGTCCAGGTGGTTACCGGGGATACGAAAGTAGTTGAAAAGGGAAAGGGAGACAAGATATTCATTAACACAACAGGAATTGGATATATACATCCCAAGGCATCTATCCATACAAGAAATGTTAAAGCTGGGGATAAGATCATTCTGAGCGGACAACTGGCATCACATGGCATGGCGATCATGTCTGTACGAGAGGGGCTCGAATTTGAATCCGAGATCCAGAGTGATACGGCCAATCTCAATCATGTGATCAAGAAAATGCTTGACCTATATGGTCAGGACATACATCTGCTAACCGATCCAACCCGAGGCGGAGTAGCCACGGTATTGAAAGAAACAGCGGATTCCATCTCGCTGGGCATTGAGATCTACCAAAAGAATTTGGCAGTGGACAAACAGGTCGAGAGCGCATGCGAATTGCTTGGCCTCGATCCGCTGTATGTGGCCAATGAAGGCCTTTTTATTAGCTTTGTTGATCGCAAAATTGCAGATCAGTATCTGGCCTCGCTTCGGCAAGATGAACTTGGTAAACATGCTCGAATCATTGGGGAGGTTGTCAACGACCATCCACGTCAGGTGATCATGGAAAGTGCTATAGGAGGCAAACGCGTCATCAGTATGCTTCCAGGGGAGCAGTTACCACGTATTTGTTAA
- a CDS encoding response regulator: MKQYQKVLIVDDHPLICDSYVEALNLVMEEKSDYSLKIESAGDCDSAKEKIQNTWTENGYDMVFLDIRLPPSEDHRMLSGEDLGELIRREHPSAKIIVATTFNDNYRIQNIFKSLNPEGFLIKNDINTKELVEAINKIMGGGVYYSDTVSSLMRKKMFSEINVDKTDRQILYELSLGTKTKDLPKYVPLSIAGIEKRKRILKQVFDVEDQGDKALIMKARELGFI; the protein is encoded by the coding sequence ATGAAACAGTATCAAAAAGTTCTGATAGTTGACGATCATCCCTTAATATGCGATTCGTATGTTGAAGCCCTGAATTTAGTGATGGAGGAGAAAAGTGACTATTCCTTAAAGATCGAATCCGCGGGCGATTGCGACAGTGCTAAAGAAAAAATACAAAATACCTGGACCGAAAATGGTTATGATATGGTGTTTCTGGATATACGCTTGCCACCTTCTGAGGATCACAGGATGCTTTCAGGTGAAGACCTGGGTGAATTGATCAGAAGAGAACATCCGTCTGCAAAGATTATTGTTGCCACCACCTTTAATGACAATTACAGGATTCAAAATATCTTTAAGAGTCTTAATCCCGAAGGATTTCTGATCAAAAATGATATTAATACCAAAGAACTGGTTGAAGCCATTAACAAAATTATGGGAGGAGGTGTTTATTACAGTGATACGGTTTCTTCTCTAATGCGAAAAAAAATGTTTTCTGAAATTAATGTCGATAAAACAGATCGTCAGATTCTTTATGAATTATCTCTAGGAACAAAAACAAAAGATTTACCAAAATACGTACCTTTGTCTATAGCTGGTATTGAAAAAAGAAAAAGGATTTTAAAGCAGGTTTTTGATGTCGAGGATCAGGGCGATAAAGCTTTGATCATGAAAGCTAGAGAATTAGGTTTTATTTGA